Part of the Haematospirillum jordaniae genome is shown below.
TTCCCGATGGCGTCTTCAATGTCGCGAATGGAGCAGGACAAGATGTGGGGCAGTGGCTGGTGGAACATCCTGCCGTTGCCAAGGTATCCTTTACGGGCGGAACCCGGACCGGGCGGACTGTTATGGCTGCGGCTGCCGCAACCCTGAAAGACATCACCATGGAACTGGGCGGTAAATCGCCCTTGATTATTGCCTCCGATGCAGACCCTGATCTGGCAGCCGCCATTGCTGTGACCGCAAATTTCTTCAGCAGCGGACAAGTCTGCACAAACGGAACCCGTGTATTTGTCCCTCGCTGCCTCAAGCAAGAAATTGAACACCGAATCCTTGACCGTATCCGGTCCATACGCCCCGGGCACCCACTGGCACCGGACGTAAACTTTGGCTCCATGATCAGCTTGAAGCACATGGAGAAAGTTCTGGAGTTGATCGACAAGGGGCAAGGAGAGGGGGCACGACTCCTGTGTGGGGGCAACCGCATGACAACCCCTCCCTTCGACCGTGGCTTTTTTGTCGAACCAACCGTTTTCACGGATGTTGAGGATACAATGACCATAGCCCAAGAGGAAATCTTTGGCCCGGTCATGAGCATTCTGACCTACGACACCGAAGAGGAGGTGATAGGTCGCGCGAATGCAACGCCCTATGGTCTTGCTGCCGGTGTCTTGACACCAAATCTTGCACGTGCCCACCGCATGACCCATGCTCTGGAAGCCGGTATTTGCTGGATCAATACGTGGGGAGAATCCCCGGCAGCTATGCCCGCAGGTGGTTTCCATCAATCCGGCATTGGCTTCGAAAATGGACTTGAAACACTGCTGCGGCACACACGTATCAAATCGATTCAGGTTGAGATGGGGCGCTTCAACCCGGCTTTCTGAAGTACGGTAATCATGCGGGGAAGGGGACACATGCTCGACGAGGTTGACGACATCATTATTGGCGCTGGTTCCGCCGGTGCCGTACTGGCAGCTCGCCTCAGCGAGGACTGCAACCGTCAGGTTCTTTTGGTTGAGGCAGGAGGACCAGACTGGCGCATGGACATCCGGACTCAGATGCCGGCAGCACTGGCGTGGCCCTTGCAGGGAGACCGCTACAACTGGGGCTATAGAACCGACCCGGAGCCATACATGGACGGCCGCCGCATGGATTGCAGTCGCGGCAAGGGCTTGGGGGGGTCATCCCTGATCAATGGTATGTGTTATATCCGCGGTAATCCAATGGATTTCAATACTTGGGCCAGCCAACCGGGACTTGCTGACTGGTCATACCAACACTGTCTGCCGTATTTTCGCAAGTCCGAGACCCGCGATACAGGCGCCAATGACTACCACGGTGACACAGGCCCCCTGCATGTCACCACGCCCAAGCCTGACAACAATCCCCTGTTCGCCGCCATGGTAGAAGCTGCCGTACAGGCAGGGTATCCACGAACAGATGATCTGAACGGGTATCAGCAGGAAGGTTTCGGCCCAATGGACCGGACCGTCACCGCTCATGGCCGACGCTGCAGCACATCCCGGGGGTGGCTGGATCAAGCACGCCATCGCCGGAACCTCCGCATCATGGCCGGAACGCTGGTCGACCGCATCCTGTTTTCCGATCAACGAGCTGTAGGCATTCAGCTGTTACACAAGACAAACCCCGCTCCCGTTACCATAAGGGCCCGTCGTGAAATTGTTGTGTGTGCAGGCGCCATTGGCTCCCCCCAGATCCTGCAGCGATCAGGTGTCGGCTCCTCTTCCCTGCTTGGTTCCATCGGCATCCCGGTTGTGGAGGACCTTCCCGGCGTGGGTGAGAACCTTCAGGACCATCTTGAGATATACATGCAATACAGCTGCACCCAACCCATCTCCCTGTACCCGGCCCTGCAATGGCGAAACTGGCCAAGCATCGGTGCGCGCTGGCTTTTCATGGGAGACGGGATTGGCGCAAGCAACCACTTTGAAGCCGGTGGATTCATACGCTCCGGTACCAAATTCCTGTGGCCAAACATACAGTACCACTTTCTGCCCCTAGCTATCCGCTATGATGGCCGCAGTGCATTCAAGGCACACGGATTTCAGGCCCATGTCGGCTCCATGCGCTCTCCCAGCCGGGGCAGGGTATACATTACGTCCAAGGATCCAGCCGCACCACCCGGCATTGTTTTCAGCTACATGAGTTCAAGACAGGATTGGGAAGAGTTCCGCGACGCTATACGGATTACCCGCCATATCATAAGCCAGCCGGCCCTTGATTTCTGCCGGGGCGAAGAAATAAGCCCCGGACCCGACGTTGACAACGACCGCTCCATGGATGATTTCGTGCGCAGAAATGCCGAAACAGCTTATCATCCGTGTGGGACCTGCCGTATGGGCAACGATGATCTCGCCGTGGTGGACGGGCAGGGCAGGGTGCATGGTCTGCAGGGCCTGCGGGTTGTCGATGCATCGATCATGCCACAGATCATCACCGGTAACCTGAACGCAACCACCATCATGATGGCGGAAAAGATCGCCGACAGCATGCGGGGAAGAACAGCTTTGCCCGCAAGCAAGGCCACATTCCACACCTGTCCCGAACTCAGAAAGGCAATG
Proteins encoded:
- the betB gene encoding betaine-aldehyde dehydrogenase: MTALKRHNTPSAFRFGEQGLYISGRNCIEGSGQRIITTCPADGEQLSLVHCADRPDVDRAVQSAVEGQKVWAEKSTAERTRVLMRAASILRDRNDELALIEALDTGRPLSETRSVDITSGAEVLEYYAGLIPTLEGSQIPLRRDSFVYTRREPLGVIAGIGAWNYPLQIAVWKSAPALAAGNAMVFKPSELTPLGALQLATIYTEAGLPDGVFNVANGAGQDVGQWLVEHPAVAKVSFTGGTRTGRTVMAAAAATLKDITMELGGKSPLIIASDADPDLAAAIAVTANFFSSGQVCTNGTRVFVPRCLKQEIEHRILDRIRSIRPGHPLAPDVNFGSMISLKHMEKVLELIDKGQGEGARLLCGGNRMTTPPFDRGFFVEPTVFTDVEDTMTIAQEEIFGPVMSILTYDTEEEVIGRANATPYGLAAGVLTPNLARAHRMTHALEAGICWINTWGESPAAMPAGGFHQSGIGFENGLETLLRHTRIKSIQVEMGRFNPAF
- the betA gene encoding choline dehydrogenase; protein product: MLDEVDDIIIGAGSAGAVLAARLSEDCNRQVLLVEAGGPDWRMDIRTQMPAALAWPLQGDRYNWGYRTDPEPYMDGRRMDCSRGKGLGGSSLINGMCYIRGNPMDFNTWASQPGLADWSYQHCLPYFRKSETRDTGANDYHGDTGPLHVTTPKPDNNPLFAAMVEAAVQAGYPRTDDLNGYQQEGFGPMDRTVTAHGRRCSTSRGWLDQARHRRNLRIMAGTLVDRILFSDQRAVGIQLLHKTNPAPVTIRARREIVVCAGAIGSPQILQRSGVGSSSLLGSIGIPVVEDLPGVGENLQDHLEIYMQYSCTQPISLYPALQWRNWPSIGARWLFMGDGIGASNHFEAGGFIRSGTKFLWPNIQYHFLPLAIRYDGRSAFKAHGFQAHVGSMRSPSRGRVYITSKDPAAPPGIVFSYMSSRQDWEEFRDAIRITRHIISQPALDFCRGEEISPGPDVDNDRSMDDFVRRNAETAYHPCGTCRMGNDDLAVVDGQGRVHGLQGLRVVDASIMPQIITGNLNATTIMMAEKIADSMRGRTALPASKATFHTCPELRKAMDGSVKSSAPEPAGTAQTSHPSHPGI